A genomic region of Thermodesulfobacteriota bacterium contains the following coding sequences:
- the secE gene encoding preprotein translocase subunit SecE, translated as MVYIKKKVKDLIEYLKEVYLESKRITWPPKKDTVKGTYVVLITVIIAAIFLGIIDVGLAKIIQALLRG; from the coding sequence ATGGTTTACATAAAGAAAAAGGTAAAAGATTTAATCGAGTACCTAAAGGAAGTTTATTTGGAATCAAAAAGGATAACCTGGCCACCTAAAAAAGACACGGTCAAAGGTACGTACGTGGTGTTAATAACGGTCATAATAGCCGCCATATTTCTGGGAATAATAGATGTAGGTCTGGCAAAGATCATCCAGGCCCTTTTGCGCGGGTAA